A single region of the Streptomyces sp. NBC_01803 genome encodes:
- a CDS encoding aldo/keto reductase, which translates to MAAPPIHTLNDTHALPATGFGTYPMDDAEAERAVAGALDLGYRLIDTAVNYRNESGVGRGIAASGVPREDIVVTTKLPGRHHGHDEALASFEQSRARLGLDRVDLYLIHWPNPRVDKYIDSWRAMIKLRDDGLVRSIGVSNFTPGHIRRLAEETGVLPAVNQIELHPLLPQEEARAFHAGHGIVTESWSPLGRGSALLHDERIARIAAAHGVSSAQVILRWHVQLGAVPLPKSGDPARRRANFDVFGFALNAAEMAAVADRPHRRLGGDPRAHEEF; encoded by the coding sequence AGGCCGAGCGGGCGGTCGCCGGGGCGCTCGACCTCGGCTACCGGCTGATCGACACCGCCGTGAACTACCGCAACGAGAGCGGCGTCGGCCGGGGCATCGCCGCGTCCGGGGTGCCGCGCGAGGACATCGTCGTCACCACCAAGCTGCCGGGCCGTCACCACGGCCACGACGAGGCGCTGGCGTCGTTCGAGCAGTCGCGGGCCCGCCTCGGGCTCGACCGCGTCGACCTCTATCTCATCCACTGGCCCAACCCCCGGGTCGACAAGTACATCGACTCGTGGCGGGCGATGATCAAGCTCCGGGACGACGGCCTGGTGCGGTCCATCGGTGTCTCCAACTTCACCCCCGGGCACATCCGGCGGCTGGCGGAGGAGACCGGCGTGCTACCGGCCGTCAACCAGATCGAGTTGCACCCGCTGCTCCCCCAGGAGGAAGCCCGCGCCTTCCACGCCGGGCACGGCATCGTGACCGAGAGCTGGAGCCCGCTCGGCCGGGGCAGCGCCCTGCTGCACGACGAGAGGATCGCGCGGATCGCGGCGGCCCACGGCGTCAGCAGCGCCCAGGTGATCCTGCGCTGGCACGTCCAGCTCGGCGCCGTGCCCCTCCCCAAGTCCGGCGATCCGGCGCGCCGGCGCGCGAACTTCGACGTGTTCGGATTCGCCCTGAACGCCGCCGAGATGGCCGCCGTCGCCGACCGGCCGCACCGCCGGCTGGGCGGAGACCCGCGGGCCCACGAGGAGTTCTGA
- the gndA gene encoding NADP-dependent phosphogluconate dehydrogenase, whose amino-acid sequence MARQAQIGVTGLAVMGRNLARNFARHGHTVALHNRTAARTRQLVEEFGHEGEFLPAETAEEFVASLERPRRLVIMVKAGAPTDAVIEEFAGLLEPGDMIVDGGNAHFEDTRRREAALRERGLHFVGCGISGGEEGALNGPSIMPGGSPESYEALGPLLESVAAKVDGEPCCTHIGPDGAGHFVKMVHNGIEYADMQLIAEAYDLLRNVAGYDPGRIADVFRKWNTGRLDSYLIEITAEVLSHTDAATGGPFVDIVADQAEQKGTGRWTVQTALDLGVPVSGIAEAVFARSLSGHVELRAATRDLPGPVRPRLHPDDAARFTENVEQALYASKIVAYAQGWHLIQTGSQQYGWDIDRGAVAAIWRGGCIIRARFLDQIRAAYRGGEAGVTLLTDPTFGDALRDAQNAWRHVVATATELGVPAPGFSAALAYYDALRAGRLPASLVQGLRDYFGAHTYLRTDREGSFHTLWGGDRSEVAG is encoded by the coding sequence ATGGCGCGGCAGGCGCAGATCGGTGTCACCGGGCTGGCGGTGATGGGCCGCAACCTGGCCCGCAACTTCGCCCGGCACGGGCACACCGTGGCCCTCCACAACCGGACCGCCGCCAGGACACGGCAGTTGGTCGAGGAGTTCGGCCACGAGGGCGAGTTCCTGCCGGCCGAGACGGCGGAGGAGTTCGTCGCCTCGCTGGAGCGCCCGCGCCGGCTCGTGATCATGGTCAAGGCGGGGGCCCCCACGGACGCCGTGATCGAGGAGTTCGCCGGGCTGCTGGAGCCCGGCGACATGATCGTCGACGGCGGCAACGCGCACTTCGAGGACACCCGCCGCCGCGAGGCCGCGCTGCGCGAGCGCGGACTGCACTTCGTGGGCTGCGGCATCTCCGGCGGGGAGGAGGGCGCGCTGAACGGCCCGAGCATCATGCCCGGTGGCTCGCCCGAGTCGTACGAGGCGCTCGGCCCGCTGCTGGAGAGCGTCGCGGCCAAGGTCGACGGCGAGCCGTGCTGCACGCACATCGGCCCGGACGGCGCCGGTCACTTCGTGAAGATGGTGCACAACGGCATCGAGTACGCCGACATGCAGCTCATCGCCGAGGCGTACGACCTGCTGCGCAACGTCGCCGGGTACGATCCCGGGCGGATCGCCGACGTTTTCCGCAAGTGGAACACCGGGCGGCTCGACTCGTACCTGATCGAGATCACCGCCGAGGTGCTGTCGCACACCGACGCCGCCACCGGCGGCCCGTTCGTCGACATCGTCGCCGACCAGGCCGAGCAGAAGGGCACCGGCCGCTGGACGGTGCAGACCGCGCTCGACCTCGGCGTGCCGGTCTCCGGGATCGCCGAGGCCGTCTTCGCCCGCTCGCTGTCCGGCCACGTCGAGCTGCGCGCCGCCACCCGTGACCTGCCGGGCCCGGTCCGGCCACGCCTGCACCCGGACGACGCGGCCCGTTTCACCGAGAACGTCGAACAGGCGCTGTACGCCTCCAAGATCGTGGCCTACGCCCAGGGCTGGCACCTGATCCAGACGGGCAGCCAGCAGTACGGCTGGGACATCGACCGCGGCGCGGTCGCCGCGATCTGGCGTGGCGGCTGCATCATCCGGGCCCGGTTCCTCGACCAGATCCGCGCCGCCTACCGGGGCGGCGAGGCCGGGGTGACGCTGCTGACCGACCCGACGTTCGGCGACGCCCTGCGCGACGCGCAGAACGCCTGGCGCCACGTGGTGGCCACCGCCACCGAACTGGGTGTGCCCGCGCCCGGGTTCTCCGCCGCGCTGGCCTACTACGACGCGCTGCGGGCCGGCCGGCTGCCGGCCTCGCTCGTGCAGGGCCTGCGGGACTACTTCGGCGCGCACACCTACCTGCGCACCGACCGGGAGGGATCGTTCCACACGCTGTGGGGCGGCGACCGCTCCGAAGTCGCGGGCTGA
- a CDS encoding TIGR03557 family F420-dependent LLM class oxidoreductase has translation MRMGYKLAAEAFGPKELIRQAQLAERAGFDFVEISDHFHPWLDNQGHSPFAWTVLGSIAAKTERIGLATGVTCPTVRYHPAIIAQAAATLSLVSDGRFTLGIGSGERLNEHVVGIGFPDSVHVRHERLCDALHIIRLLWQGGYRSYEGKHLRIEDARIFDLPAEPPVIAVAAGGAEAAHIAADLGDGLFATEPKGDIVATYHKAGGTGPRYAEMPMAWAPDEHTAAQAVLETSRWSMLGWKVMSELPNPVNFEAASATVRESDVLEQFACGSDPERFVEVAQQFVDAGFDHLVTQNAGPDPDGFIDFYERELDQRLRALKPRD, from the coding sequence ATGCGCATGGGATACAAGCTGGCCGCCGAGGCGTTCGGGCCCAAGGAGCTCATCCGCCAGGCACAGCTCGCCGAGCGGGCCGGATTCGACTTCGTGGAGATCAGCGACCACTTCCACCCCTGGCTGGACAACCAGGGCCATTCGCCGTTCGCCTGGACCGTGCTGGGCTCGATCGCGGCGAAGACCGAACGGATCGGCCTGGCGACCGGCGTCACCTGCCCCACCGTCCGCTACCACCCGGCGATCATCGCGCAGGCCGCCGCGACCCTCTCGCTGGTCTCGGACGGCCGCTTCACGCTCGGCATCGGCTCGGGCGAGCGGCTGAACGAGCACGTCGTGGGGATCGGCTTCCCCGACTCCGTCCACGTCCGGCACGAGCGGCTGTGCGACGCGCTGCACATCATCCGCCTGCTGTGGCAGGGCGGTTACCGCTCGTACGAGGGCAAGCACCTGCGGATCGAGGACGCCCGGATCTTCGACCTGCCCGCCGAGCCGCCCGTGATCGCGGTCGCCGCCGGCGGCGCGGAGGCGGCGCACATCGCCGCGGACCTCGGGGACGGGCTCTTCGCGACGGAACCCAAGGGGGACATCGTCGCCACTTACCACAAGGCCGGCGGCACCGGGCCGCGCTACGCCGAGATGCCGATGGCCTGGGCACCCGACGAACACACCGCGGCCCAGGCCGTGCTGGAGACGAGTCGGTGGTCGATGCTGGGCTGGAAGGTCATGAGCGAGCTGCCCAACCCGGTCAACTTCGAGGCGGCCTCGGCCACCGTCCGGGAGTCCGACGTGCTGGAGCAGTTCGCCTGCGGATCCGATCCGGAGCGGTTCGTCGAGGTCGCGCAGCAATTCGTCGACGCGGGCTTCGACCACCTGGTGACACAGAACGCCGGACCGGATCCGGACGGCTTCATCGACTTCTACGAGCGCGAGCTCGACCAGCGGCTGCGCGCCCTGAAGCCCCGGGACTGA
- a CDS encoding Dyp-type peroxidase, translating to MTQTAAGSAAVRSVIPGQSTAAAASLPLRESAEIQGDVLAGFRKDHVQLLFLTIGDPTQARRWLAKLRHRIATTREVAAFNATFSAARRNAAGTDPASLRAVWRSVSFTYPGLEQLVGGSPIADVPNGTTQQALAQGAAARKEVLGDTEANDPAHWLFGAQHSEPVHVILTVAADRAADLGAALAREREEIAAHRLAVAFEQSGATLEGNRRGKEHFGFKDSVSQPGVADFDEPDPDNPEYQKDKPGTRLIPPGEFVVEYPADHRRPASLPDWMRNGSFHVVRRLAQDVPGWWAQVADQLKVLKDAKAVPDTATTEWLAARLFGRWRSGTPVAKSPDADVPARPGAETDNDISYRDDTDGRVTPLFAHARKVNPRDGLKVRTTDPEPLAQKGALDGRRLMRRGIPYGMPFDPAGGEANGPDAPRGLVFVTYQADLVQQFEFVQRTWIEGSNFPERSPQVGKDAVLGRGGKVAFPAGGTQTPTASVELSLRQFVRTEGCVYAFTPSLSALKQLADGTIPPGGGPAKEQVITAPDLIQRGDVISSFKARLRFNDLTGNLVVHDENEVEIWSTGLDPEIELKAVRAEFTSDGELLLPNTEGDVLWPPENERLGSHPGAVLVVQTDGDVVIRAADGSVLWHTDTAH from the coding sequence ATGACCCAAACCGCCGCAGGTTCTGCCGCCGTGCGCTCCGTCATTCCGGGGCAGAGCACGGCCGCCGCGGCTTCGTTACCGCTCCGGGAGAGCGCCGAGATCCAGGGCGACGTCCTCGCGGGCTTCAGGAAGGATCACGTTCAGCTGCTCTTCCTCACCATCGGGGATCCGACGCAGGCCCGGCGCTGGCTGGCCAAGCTGCGCCACCGGATCGCCACCACGCGGGAGGTGGCCGCGTTCAACGCCACCTTCAGCGCCGCGCGCCGCAACGCGGCGGGCACGGACCCGGCGAGCCTGCGGGCCGTGTGGCGCTCGGTCAGCTTCACCTACCCCGGGCTGGAACAGCTCGTGGGCGGCTCGCCCATCGCTGACGTGCCGAACGGCACCACCCAGCAGGCCCTCGCGCAGGGCGCCGCCGCCCGCAAGGAGGTGCTCGGCGACACCGAGGCCAACGACCCGGCGCACTGGCTCTTCGGCGCCCAGCACAGCGAGCCGGTGCATGTGATCCTCACGGTCGCGGCCGACCGCGCCGCGGATCTGGGCGCGGCCCTGGCCAGGGAGCGGGAGGAGATCGCCGCCCACCGGCTGGCGGTCGCCTTCGAGCAGTCGGGCGCGACCCTGGAGGGCAACCGGCGGGGCAAGGAGCACTTCGGCTTCAAGGACTCCGTCAGCCAGCCCGGCGTGGCGGACTTCGACGAGCCCGACCCCGACAACCCCGAGTACCAGAAGGACAAGCCCGGGACCCGGCTCATCCCGCCCGGCGAGTTCGTCGTGGAGTACCCGGCCGATCACCGCAGGCCGGCCTCGCTGCCGGACTGGATGCGGAACGGCTCCTTCCACGTGGTGCGCCGGCTGGCCCAGGACGTGCCGGGCTGGTGGGCGCAGGTCGCCGACCAGCTCAAGGTCCTCAAGGACGCCAAGGCCGTGCCGGACACCGCGACCACCGAGTGGCTGGCCGCCCGGCTGTTCGGCCGATGGCGGTCCGGCACGCCCGTCGCCAAGAGCCCGGACGCGGACGTGCCCGCGCGCCCCGGAGCGGAGACGGACAACGACATCAGCTACCGGGACGACACGGACGGCCGCGTCACGCCGCTCTTCGCCCATGCCCGGAAGGTCAATCCGCGCGACGGCCTCAAGGTCCGGACGACGGATCCGGAGCCGCTGGCCCAGAAGGGCGCGCTGGACGGCAGGCGCCTCATGCGCCGGGGGATCCCTTACGGTATGCCGTTCGACCCGGCCGGCGGGGAGGCGAACGGGCCGGACGCGCCGAGGGGTCTCGTCTTCGTCACCTACCAGGCCGATCTCGTCCAGCAGTTCGAGTTCGTTCAGCGGACGTGGATCGAGGGATCCAACTTCCCGGAGCGTTCCCCCCAGGTGGGCAAGGACGCGGTGCTCGGCCGGGGCGGCAAGGTCGCCTTCCCCGCCGGCGGAACCCAGACGCCCACGGCGAGCGTGGAGTTGAGCCTGCGGCAGTTCGTCCGTACCGAGGGATGCGTCTACGCCTTCACGCCGTCCCTCTCGGCGCTCAAGCAACTCGCCGACGGCACCATTCCGCCGGGCGGGGGGCCGGCCAAGGAACAGGTGATCACCGCTCCCGATCTGATCCAACGCGGGGATGTGATCAGCTCGTTCAAGGCTCGTCTGCGCTTCAACGACCTGACCGGCAACCTGGTGGTGCACGACGAGAACGAGGTGGAGATCTGGAGCACGGGACTTGACCCGGAGATCGAACTGAAGGCGGTCCGCGCCGAGTTCACCAGTGACGGGGAGCTGCTGCTGCCCAACACCGAGGGCGACGTCCTGTGGCCGCCCGAGAACGAGCGGCTCGGCTCCCACCCGGGGGCCGTGCTCGTGGTCCAGACCGACGGCGACGTGGTGATCCGCGCCGCCGACGGCAGCGTCCTCTGGCACACCGACACCGCGCACTGA
- a CDS encoding type 1 glutamine amidotransferase domain-containing protein has product MRIAFVMAHEGVEQIELTSPWQALVETGETPQLISTRPGSVQAFHHLDKADTFPVDDTVEGASPEDFDALVLPGGVANPDALRMDRRAVAFVKAFFDARKPVAAICHAPWSLIEAGVVRGRTMTSWPSLRTDLRNAGATWVDERVVVCHEGPSALVTSRKPDDLEFFNDAMLREFGKVAV; this is encoded by the coding sequence ATGCGGATCGCATTTGTGATGGCACACGAAGGCGTCGAGCAAATCGAACTGACGTCGCCCTGGCAGGCGCTCGTGGAGACCGGGGAGACGCCGCAGCTCATCTCCACCAGGCCCGGCAGCGTCCAGGCGTTCCATCATCTGGACAAGGCGGACACCTTCCCGGTGGACGACACCGTGGAGGGCGCGTCCCCGGAGGACTTCGACGCCCTGGTCCTGCCCGGCGGCGTCGCCAACCCGGACGCCCTGCGGATGGACCGGCGGGCGGTCGCGTTCGTCAAGGCGTTCTTCGACGCCCGCAAGCCCGTGGCGGCGATCTGCCACGCGCCGTGGAGCCTCATCGAGGCCGGCGTGGTGCGCGGCCGGACCATGACGTCCTGGCCGAGCCTGCGCACGGACCTGCGCAACGCGGGCGCCACCTGGGTGGACGAGCGGGTGGTGGTCTGCCACGAGGGCCCCAGCGCACTCGTCACCAGCCGCAAGCCGGACGACCTGGAATTCTTCAACGACGCGATGCTGCGGGAGTTCGGGAAGGTCGCCGTGTGA
- a CDS encoding baeRF2 domain-containing protein — MNLAFLDPLLHKPGPWASVYFDTSDATEDAAAVRELQARGARDRLADLGADEATCRAVYDTLGGLAPDDAGRAVFATDGETVLDVPLAAPPPSPPLTSWAVLPRLGPLLDYGERDPTCLVAFVDRRGADLQLRGTHGRPRPADEVRGRQWPMHRTGRADWSERHFQLAVQNTWDENAARIAERLAADAERAHAEMLVLAGDRRERRAVRERLPESLREVTVESDHGGRAAGSSPRLLDADIAQAREDLAREHTTEALERFEAGRMPAHGRVDAAEGVPALVDAAREHRIDTLLVRLDGPDLHQDVWVGHEPDQLAVRRTDSRYLGEPAPAAARADDALLRSAAATGADVVALRGAGAGTGAMPVGGLGALLRWPYTDGVPGGGHRATA; from the coding sequence ATGAACCTAGCGTTCCTCGACCCGCTGCTGCACAAGCCGGGGCCCTGGGCCTCGGTGTACTTCGACACCTCCGACGCGACCGAGGACGCCGCCGCGGTCCGGGAGTTGCAGGCGCGCGGCGCCCGCGACCGGCTGGCCGACCTGGGGGCGGACGAGGCGACGTGCCGCGCGGTGTACGACACGCTCGGCGGGCTGGCCCCGGACGACGCGGGCCGGGCGGTCTTCGCGACCGACGGCGAGACCGTGCTCGACGTGCCGCTCGCCGCGCCGCCCCCCTCCCCGCCGCTGACCAGCTGGGCCGTGCTGCCGCGCCTGGGACCGCTGCTCGACTACGGCGAGCGGGATCCGACCTGCCTGGTCGCGTTCGTCGACCGCAGGGGCGCCGATCTGCAGCTGCGCGGCACCCACGGCCGACCGCGCCCGGCCGACGAGGTGCGCGGCCGGCAGTGGCCGATGCACCGCACCGGGCGGGCCGACTGGTCCGAGCGGCACTTCCAGCTCGCCGTCCAGAACACCTGGGACGAGAACGCGGCCCGGATCGCCGAGCGACTGGCCGCCGACGCCGAGCGGGCGCACGCCGAGATGCTGGTGCTCGCGGGCGACAGGCGGGAACGGCGCGCGGTGCGCGAGCGGCTGCCCGAGTCGCTGCGCGAGGTGACCGTGGAATCCGACCACGGCGGCCGGGCCGCCGGATCCTCCCCCAGGCTGCTGGACGCGGACATCGCCCAGGCGCGCGAGGACCTGGCGCGGGAGCACACCACCGAGGCGCTGGAGCGGTTCGAGGCCGGCCGGATGCCGGCGCACGGCCGCGTCGACGCCGCCGAGGGCGTGCCCGCGCTGGTCGACGCCGCGCGCGAGCACCGCATCGACACACTGCTGGTGCGCCTGGACGGCCCCGACCTGCACCAGGACGTGTGGGTGGGCCACGAGCCGGACCAGCTGGCGGTGCGCCGCACCGACTCGCGCTACCTCGGCGAGCCGGCACCGGCCGCGGCGCGCGCCGACGACGCGCTGCTGCGCTCCGCGGCGGCGACCGGCGCGGACGTGGTGGCCCTGCGCGGGGCGGGCGCGGGCACCGGGGCGATGCCGGTCGGCGGCCTCGGCGCGCTCCTGCGCTGGCCCTACACGGACGGCGTGCCCGGCGGGGGCCACCGCGCGACGGCCTGA
- a CDS encoding transketolase — translation MTTDQYLAELGQQFRVDAVRATSTAGSGHATSSMSAADLMAVLMARYLRYDFDWPAHPGNDHLILSKGHASPLLYAAYKAAGVISDEELLTFREYGSRLEGHPTPRLPWVDVATGSLGQGLPIGVGIALAGRRLDEMPYRVWVLCGDSEMAEGSVWEAFEHAGYEKLSNLTAIVDVNRLGQRGPTRHEWDLDAYARRARAFGWHAVEVDGHDPAAIDAAYAEAIGVQDRPTVVLARTMKGRGVAAVQDREGLHGKPMPDEREAVEELGGVRNLTVEVRRPPASTAPRQAHGVHAVLPRYKPGDQVATRNAYGQALAAVGTDRADVVALDGEVSDSTRSEFFAKEHPDRFFECYIAEQELIATAVGMQVRGWTPFVSTFAAFLTRAHDFLRMSAVSRAGISVAGSHAGVAIGEDGPSQMGLEDLALFRAVHGSTVLYPCDANQTARLVAGMTDGAGVRYLRTSRGKSPVIYGPDEDFPVGGSKLPRSSDADVLTIVAAGVTVHEALTAADELAADGIPVRVLDLYSVKPVDARALWAAAEDTGCLLTVEDHRPEGGLGDAVLDAFTDGRPVPRLIRLAVGTMPGSATPAEQLREAGIDARAIATAARRHVAEAGATNAAAA, via the coding sequence ATGACCACAGACCAGTACCTGGCCGAGCTCGGGCAGCAGTTCCGCGTGGACGCCGTGCGCGCGACGTCGACCGCCGGCTCCGGGCACGCCACCTCCTCGATGTCCGCCGCGGACCTGATGGCCGTGCTGATGGCGCGGTATCTGCGCTACGACTTCGACTGGCCCGCCCACCCCGGCAACGATCACCTGATCCTGTCCAAGGGACACGCCTCGCCGCTGCTGTACGCCGCGTACAAGGCGGCCGGCGTGATCTCGGACGAGGAGCTGCTGACGTTCCGGGAGTACGGCAGCCGGCTGGAGGGCCATCCCACGCCCCGGCTGCCGTGGGTGGATGTCGCCACCGGCTCGCTGGGGCAGGGACTGCCCATCGGCGTGGGTATCGCGCTCGCCGGCCGGCGCCTGGACGAGATGCCGTACCGGGTGTGGGTGCTGTGCGGCGACAGCGAGATGGCCGAGGGCTCCGTCTGGGAGGCGTTCGAGCACGCCGGGTACGAGAAGCTGAGCAATCTGACCGCGATCGTCGACGTCAACCGGCTCGGCCAGCGGGGACCGACCCGGCACGAGTGGGATCTGGACGCGTACGCGCGGCGGGCGCGGGCGTTCGGCTGGCACGCCGTGGAGGTGGACGGCCACGACCCGGCGGCCATCGACGCGGCCTACGCGGAGGCGATCGGCGTCCAGGACCGGCCCACCGTGGTCCTGGCCCGGACGATGAAGGGCCGGGGCGTGGCCGCCGTGCAGGACCGCGAGGGCTTGCACGGCAAGCCGATGCCCGACGAGCGCGAGGCCGTCGAGGAGCTCGGCGGCGTGCGGAACCTGACGGTCGAGGTGCGGCGCCCGCCCGCGTCCACGGCGCCCCGGCAGGCGCACGGCGTGCACGCCGTGCTGCCGCGCTACAAGCCGGGCGACCAGGTCGCCACCCGGAACGCCTACGGCCAGGCGCTGGCCGCCGTGGGCACCGACCGGGCCGACGTCGTCGCGCTGGACGGCGAGGTCAGCGACTCGACGCGGTCGGAGTTCTTCGCCAAGGAGCACCCCGACCGGTTCTTCGAGTGCTACATCGCCGAGCAGGAGCTGATCGCCACCGCCGTGGGCATGCAGGTGCGCGGCTGGACACCGTTCGTCTCGACCTTCGCCGCGTTCCTGACCAGGGCGCACGACTTCCTGCGGATGTCGGCCGTCAGCCGGGCCGGCATCAGCGTGGCCGGATCGCACGCCGGGGTCGCCATCGGCGAGGACGGTCCGTCGCAGATGGGTCTGGAGGACCTGGCGCTGTTCCGGGCGGTGCACGGCAGCACCGTGCTCTACCCGTGCGACGCCAATCAGACCGCGCGCCTGGTGGCGGGGATGACGGACGGCGCGGGCGTGCGCTATCTGCGCACCTCGCGCGGCAAGAGCCCGGTGATCTACGGCCCGGACGAGGACTTCCCGGTCGGCGGCAGCAAGCTGCCGCGGTCCTCGGACGCGGACGTGCTGACGATCGTCGCCGCCGGGGTGACCGTGCACGAGGCGCTGACCGCCGCCGACGAGCTGGCGGCGGACGGCATACCGGTGCGGGTGCTGGACCTGTACTCGGTGAAGCCGGTGGACGCGCGGGCCCTGTGGGCGGCGGCCGAGGACACCGGCTGTCTGCTGACGGTGGAGGACCACCGGCCCGAGGGCGGGCTGGGCGACGCGGTGCTCGACGCCTTCACGGACGGGCGTCCGGTACCGCGCCTGATCCGGCTGGCCGTGGGCACCATGCCGGGCTCGGCGACCCCCGCCGAGCAGCTCAGGGAGGCCGGGATCGACGCGCGGGCGATAGCGACGGCCGCCCGCCGGCACGTCGCGGAGGCGGGCGCGACGAACGCGGCGGCGGCTTGA
- a CDS encoding tetratricopeptide repeat protein — protein sequence MPEATPETHVIAYRAAEQLLQARDPRGALKLLDPLITAHPENTAARLLRARAFFLAAQLRSAELEFQLVVEREPDNAFAHFALARTLQRAGRDSEATRHFRLAAALDPRPDYLAAARFEEAP from the coding sequence GTGCCCGAAGCCACACCGGAAACCCACGTCATCGCCTACCGCGCCGCCGAACAACTTCTCCAGGCCCGCGACCCGCGCGGGGCGCTGAAGCTGCTCGACCCGCTGATCACCGCGCACCCGGAGAACACCGCGGCCCGCCTCCTGCGCGCCCGCGCGTTCTTCCTCGCCGCCCAGCTCCGCTCCGCCGAGCTGGAGTTCCAGCTCGTCGTGGAGCGCGAGCCGGACAACGCCTTCGCCCACTTCGCGCTGGCCCGGACCCTCCAGCGCGCCGGACGCGACAGCGAGGCGACCCGCCACTTCCGGCTGGCCGCCGCGCTCGACCCGCGTCCGGACTATCTCGCCGCCGCCCGCTTCGAAGAGGCTCCCTGA
- a CDS encoding ATP-grasp domain-containing protein, giving the protein MSAPCVGIDDEGSVAIALRIWLSSAGAATTQVMRMLRDNPDAAHVRVYGTNVDPAAPALAACDVGEIEPHRVSNDDYAEFAIDFCRRHGIDVLIPPRRLDALAVHTDAFAAVGTRLMCSSPGAVDVLTSKSRTYEAARSIGVPVPDWRVVSDADGLRAAVEDLTRAGETVCIKPAGEYSAFGFRILDDSPLSIRDLLAPARPLVSVDAVAAALKRAADEHESVPQFIVMPYLEGPEVSVDCLSTPGGTLLAGIPRAKQGRYRLLLDNPAYTAIAERLVGHFRLAYLSNVQLRHRNGQPVLLEANPRPSAGIFQTAFTGVNLPWAAVRLLLTGDPGPLTPLRLGGRVAVTETATEVGSGIGIGIGIGIGAGSGSGSGSDAGFGAKVGTGALAAAGELV; this is encoded by the coding sequence ATGAGCGCTCCGTGTGTTGGCATCGATGATGAGGGGAGCGTCGCGATAGCACTACGTATTTGGCTCAGCAGCGCAGGGGCAGCCACGACTCAGGTGATGCGGATGTTGCGCGACAACCCTGACGCCGCCCATGTCCGTGTCTACGGGACGAACGTGGACCCTGCCGCACCCGCACTAGCGGCATGCGATGTGGGAGAGATAGAGCCCCATCGCGTATCCAATGACGACTACGCCGAGTTCGCGATCGATTTCTGCCGCAGGCATGGGATCGACGTCCTCATTCCGCCCAGACGGCTCGACGCCCTGGCCGTGCACACCGACGCCTTCGCCGCTGTCGGTACCCGGCTGATGTGCTCATCGCCCGGGGCGGTCGACGTGCTCACGAGTAAGAGCCGCACCTACGAGGCGGCCCGCTCCATCGGTGTGCCCGTGCCCGACTGGCGGGTGGTCTCCGATGCCGACGGGTTGCGCGCGGCGGTGGAGGATCTCACCCGGGCCGGCGAGACCGTCTGCATCAAACCCGCCGGCGAGTACTCGGCCTTCGGGTTCCGCATCCTGGACGACAGTCCCCTCAGCATAAGGGATCTGCTCGCCCCGGCCCGGCCCCTGGTCTCGGTCGACGCCGTGGCCGCCGCGCTCAAGCGGGCCGCGGACGAGCACGAGAGCGTGCCGCAGTTCATCGTCATGCCCTATCTCGAAGGGCCCGAGGTGAGCGTGGACTGCCTCTCCACGCCCGGAGGAACGCTGCTGGCCGGCATCCCCCGGGCCAAACAAGGCCGTTACCGGCTGCTGTTGGACAACCCCGCCTACACGGCGATCGCGGAACGGCTGGTCGGCCATTTCCGGCTGGCCTACCTCTCCAACGTCCAGCTGCGCCACCGGAACGGACAGCCCGTGCTGCTGGAGGCCAACCCCCGGCCTTCCGCCGGCATCTTCCAGACCGCGTTCACCGGGGTCAACCTGCCCTGGGCGGCCGTACGTCTGCTGCTGACCGGCGATCCGGGTCCCCTCACACCGCTGCGCCTCGGCGGCCGGGTGGCGGTCACCGAGACCGCCACCGAGGTCGGTTCCGGCATCGGCATCGGCATCGGCATCGGCATCGGCGCCGGCTCCGGCTCCGGCTCCGGCAGCGACGCCGGGTTCGGTGCCAAGGTCGGCACCGGAGCGCTCGCGGCGGCCGGGGAGTTGGTGTGA